The sequence gttgaacatttatttttcgaacatttaaaCTATtcttgttttgcaattttttggttcaaaattaatcttttgggttgaaaattcaactaacaatttttcttttctcttattctttttattaaatattaaattctattaatctttctattaatctattaattttcaaaaacaacaaaaactatttttcaacaaaatagttaaatttgcatctggaatagttaagttttcagtgaagaaattaatttttagcaaaatagctcATTCTTCAacaaagtaggtgaattttcaattaaaatgttgaatatttaaccaaacaaaaattaatttttataacaaaactaaCTCTTTGAGTCTTCAATCAAGAAAGACAAATtcggaacaaaaaattaatatttcaactaaaggagattaaaatttgtaataaaaaaccatagaattcaaccaaaaagaacgaattttcaattaaacatatggattttcaactaaaatcgatcaattttcaaccaaaaacggaagagttggattttctgtaaaaaaaaaatgattaaaaaaaaagaaagatcaaccaaatagttcaatagattaatataaagctacttttataaatgaagaatcattgttactgaatttaatattacaattgaaaaaatgaagcaCGCTCAAAAAATTTccctgatttcaaaaaaattccctggcatttatcacaaatttcaaattgaatggttgaaaaagtaaatattttttactcaaaaaagattaaagttttccgttaaaaatacgcttgtttgatagaaaattaatttttgcgttgaaaatttaactaattgattaaaaattaaaaacggcattcaacgattttgttgaaaaatcgtcctttttgattaaattgaattgtttctgattaaaatgaaaatcttttctggatcaaaatatcaaataatttttgttgagaattcatctttttgggttcaaatttgtgtttgattaaaaattgaattattttgtttaaaatttaaaaatgttgtgaaaagtTAATACTTCTTGcttgaacattcaaatatttgtttaaaaattagctttttagcTTGAACATCGAACAATTTGATTGGCATTTTTTCATTCttcacaaagaaatttttttctattcgaaaatgcaattttggtttgaaaatttattgttttctgaaataattcaaccttttttgtttaaaaatgcaactgccttttaataaataatctatttgggttgaaaatgaacttttttgttgacaattcaacaatttggtagaaaatcaatgttttggttataaatgcaactgaattcaactcttttgtctACTacttgaaagttgatttttttggttgaagattcataaatttagttaaaacttttttttctggttgaaaattaaagtgattgattgaaaatgaccttttttgtagaaaaatcttctttttggcttgaaaaatttaacaatttggtaaaacaTTGAACTAGTACGTACAACaaacatttttgtggaaaattcgattttttcaattagtaattattattttttaacttaaaatgtaaatatttttattttcgattgaagccttatattttaaattaaaaattcgtattttttggtagcaaattttactatttggttcaaaattgatgtattttgttgaaaattggtctcttttggtagaaaatgatttttcttggtATTGATTGATAATTATCATTATcagataaatataaaatgattcggttaaaaattaacctgcttcgcctaaggattcaactattttgttgaaaattcatattttttggttaatgccaactgtttttttatttttaataaaatttgttttttattgaaatctcaactaatacatttttcggttaaaattaatgtttttagattgaaaattccactgtcaggttcaaagttaaactccTTTTTTTAAAGNNNNNNNNNNNNNNNNNNNNNNNNNNNNNNNNNNNNNNNNNNNNNNNNNNNNNNNNNNNNNNNNNNNNNNNNNNNNNNNNNNNNNNNNNNNNNNNNNNNNTTGAAgccttatactttttaaattaaaaattcgtattttttggtagaaaatttaactatttggtttaaaattgatgtctttttttgaaaattcatctcttttggtagaaaattatttttcttgtttgaaaattaatcattatcggataaatataaaatggtttggttgaaaattaatctgttttggctaaagattcatctatttagttgaaaattcgtctgatcGTAACtgatccatttttggttgaaattagatcttttcagtttaaaaaatgtttgtaaattaaaatattaaacttaattttgctaaaaattcgtatttttgttgatTGGAATGgacttttctaactgcaaattccACTCTTCTAGTATTGATTtgtaaattcatatgttttagttgaaaaacttttttttaaattaataattatttttaaatgttaacgattaaaaacatgtatttaattatatgtaataatataaaattatgtttaaattaatgattattatttcaaattcaatcaataatttcagaaaaatccaattttagcaaaaaaatgcaactatttagcaaaaatatttagaataaaaataattttttttatagtgcgTTTTGTATGATGATCAGTACGGACCAATTGCCGATTCCATCGCATTATCGGTCGGTCAGGAATATGAAGTGAAACTTCAGTGTTATTTAAAAGATCGAAATATACCATTTCGCAATGAGGATCATCTCAGAACGAGAGGATACGATAAAACTCCAGACGTGAAACTGGAAGTGCCGATAGCAGTTAATGGTCACGTTATCAATTGGATTGAATCTAAAGCTCGATTCGGAAATGAAGATATACACAGGAAGTATATCAAAGAGCAGTTTTTAAGTTATTGGAATCGTTTCGGACCTGGATTGGTAATTTACTGGTTCGGTTTCCTGGATACCTTGAGCCAATCGAGCGAAAAACGGTTCATCATTATGGACCATTTTCCGAAGGAAATCACGTATATGAATCCAAATTCTGTAGAGGCCTTAATATTTTGAGGATTTTAGAAAttgagaaattgaaatttttcatttatgtacTTGTACATATCTAGGTTTTATTTATGAGGTTTAAACTTTTAGtaataaagttgtttttaaagaaaaaataatatttttattatttttatttgggaattaatacgttagttaaaaaaaaatttattgaatttttgaaattaggtTTTTAAGGCGTTTGTGCGAAAAAGAGGTCTTTTATATagattttcgattattttcagaattaaaaaaaataatactgtttatggaatttcaaataacgaaaaattatttttacagaattgaatTTGTTCTTACTTTCGTAAATTTTGGGAATTGGAAAGAGTGGTAGGGACTGTTTACCCCGAAAAAAATGAGTAAtggtttattaaaattcaaccatttttcaggCATAATTTATGTAACTAATTACCTAAAACTGAGAAGACAAAAAGGcaagaataaattgaaaaacttcaaatatattctaaagattttttcatataaagtaataaataacaaattaaagtattcaaagtgaaacccttgaattccaaacttttaatattgaagtttaaaagttttcaaattcaaaaatataaatccacgttaacattttcaatagtctaaattaaagaatcaaac comes from Belonocnema kinseyi isolate 2016_QV_RU_SX_M_011 chromosome 5, B_treatae_v1, whole genome shotgun sequence and encodes:
- the LOC117173124 gene encoding protein C15orf41 homolog translates to MKTDEYYNIVKTIKEFKGLSKDCAKLLIEKYKSVNKYALLSILAIEVLQRMKREHRFIFSEKNDYYKQFIETIRSGKSKGILLNLAKEIKAPPALLARHILKQHLTEMGENNSPPVVSKLLKDTTLIPEKEIAYEIYLCVLYDDQYGPIADSIALSVGQEYEVKLQCYLKDRNIPFRNEDHLRTRGYDKTPDVKLEVPIAVNGHVINWIESKARFGNEDIHRKYIKEQFLSYWNRFGPGLVIYWFGFLDTLSQSSEKRFIIMDHFPKEITYMNPNSVEALIF